Part of the Melitaea cinxia chromosome 14, ilMelCinx1.1, whole genome shotgun sequence genome is shown below.
actaacctttttttaaatagtcttTCCACACATTGTAGAAAGTTTCTAtggaattaaaaattttacgaaAACATAATTTACTAGTTTGACAGCTTACAAGACAGGACTACATAATATGTTGTGtcaactaatatatatttttttaattttaggataTGGCAGTGGATGGGACATAATTATACCTTCTGGTTATGGACTTCCATTTTGGTTAACTTTTATTATGTTTGGAGCGAGATCTGGTGGACTTAGAGAAACAGAAAACTTAGCTTTTGAAATGGGAGAATGTTATTTACCACCAGACTCAGAAGCAGGAAAGCTAGAGGAAAAGAGGATTGAATCAGAATTAAAAACCAAGTATTTCAAAAGACCACCGAGTAAAAGAGTTAATTACATAAAACTTGGAGTCCCCAGTCCATTTATTTGTCCATGGAACATTTTGCTTAAAAACTGGGGTAGCAATGATAATAAGCTATTTATTCTCCGTGAAAGAACTATATTACACACATTGCAggtaagttttaaaattgtcttCCTTATAATCAATCATacatataacaatttttaataatactaaaataataaaatactttgacATATGACGATGAATTGacacagcggtcacagcactggctgttgtgctgATAGTCACGGGATCGATCCCCTtttacgacagacatttgtatagTGTGTGTTCCCAGACtactgagggccgttgagtgtgaagcgtttttttttttatttattatcactataatataaagtataacTCGAAGGGCCCATTTCACTAGTTGTGGATGATGCTACTTGACAGAggactataatctacctcccactgtcaaagtctatttatATCGTCATCTGTCCAATGgtatttgcattaaaaaaagaggaggttatcaatttgacttcatttttttaatgtgtgttagtTACTTGATACCatgatttcgataattcttttttaatcaaaaggtggtgcacGTCatatagtcccatttaaatgacATCTGATGAGTAATTTCTGATTTATTTCCAATAATGCAGTAAATACTTACTCCACTATTCTttcatgtaattgaagtctgtttttttttttttttttttgtttgcaagaaAACAATTATGATATCATTTACTCATAGTGTAATGAAGGATTTCTTgctaactttttaatatttagccAAAGTTGCAGAATAACACTACTATTTACTTACAATCTTAATGGTTATTTTCTTCCCTAACAGGATTGTCTCGACAAGAAACAGAAAGTACCTAAAATAGAAAATTCAGAAAATTGTTTAATACCAGTTTATGTACAAATATTAGGAAAAGGTAATTTAACTAGACACGCAATGATATGTGTACCGGAAACAAAAGATGTATCTTCAGGTACAAAATTAATGGAACCCCAACATGAAGACCCTTATAAACAGTTAAGACAACAAAAACGTCTGGAACATAAGAAATTACTTAAACAGACACGGAGAAAACGTGTCAAGTTGAGGAAAACATGTGTTAATGTAAGCTTAAATGTTACTTtgctaataattataaagaagaaaattattttaaaaagtaaaactagTACTAGTACGACAAACTACAAactaactaatattattaagaaattaagatttattttcatGTTTGTTTGTAGTTTATAAACCTAAAAAACTACTTGACCAATTTTGAAATCTTTCATTAGTGAATGCTACATTATTATCATTGAGTGGCGTGGCCTTAAAACAGAACGACTTGTAACTACTTGTGATCAGTAACTCGAGCGAAACAGTGGCCGAAAGCTAGTCATATATAAAGGATGTTCTACTGCTAACTGgcttccttcaaatggggggttctgtaggtgATATAGACGTTccatgtgaaaaataaattctagCCCTCTCTTTAGATTtaaatttgtctaaatataatcACAAGCTACTATATAAAAGTACTTCTTGTTCTTAGCATTAAAAACGTCGATATAGTGAAATACTTATACTAACTGCCGCATAAATATAAAGAACTGCATGTGGAAACGAATTCTTTTTCTCGTGGAATATTTTTCAATGTAAACTATAACTGTGTttaggggacatccattaattacgtctgctatttttcgatcagcttaatttatttaaattaaataaaattcaaagcaaaaacgaaattatttttaattagattttagCGTGCAAAATCAAcacacaatatttaaaaaaaaaagttttatttcagatttttttttattgaataatgtGAAACTATTTTCAGGGAACTCAAACactaaaaaggaaacaaaattcAAAACCATCAGAATATGTTGTAGCTATGAGAGAATTGTGGCTTCCCTCCAATGTGAAGTCGATTCGAAACGTGTGCGTCAGAGAGGTCATGGGATTTATAATACAAGGAGCCTTCAGTTTCtctgaatctaaaagttgtggAATCGGCTACATAGCATATAATGCACTTgtaaaactaaacaataatgCTTTAAACAATGTTCTTGTTCGAAACACAACTTCAAGACAGTACAGAAtagcaaatttttatataataaaatcaccctaaaaattatctaaaattgttttttttttccttcttaTCCACCTTTTTTTTGGTGtttaatataaactaaataataactttaatataaaatcacggcaaacatgtgtatggtcaatacaaatttttgccatgtgcggggatcgaacccacaaccgccagcacaacagtcataagtgctgtgaccgttgcactaacgcattgtcaaaaaaaatattaaatatacttttacaaTCATTAGGTACCTAGTAGTAAGAATAGCTGAATATCTGAATGATAAGAaacatactaataataaatattcaattactattatataagtacgatacgattcagcctgtaacattccacagctgagcataggcctctctccAAGCAGGAGATGGGTCGCAGCTTAACCTTTTGACAGCCATGAGCCACGCCTCaattcccgtgccctgtacgccaaggcataaaataaactaaaatacctacgaaaaaaatagtgttgctaagagtcgttatcgagtaccacacagtgacttgtttttgttggtttttatgcaataaattactacttatatagtctaggaaggtttattttttttaatatttttcttgtgttatcttgcactcccacaagacccacaagaacagaccggaaacaaatatttgtacgaatatatatatccatcctgagcgggaatcgaacccgcaaaccgccggtgttttaAGCGCGTACACGGCACACGCGCCACTAAACCAGAGTGGTTGTTACTATTAATTGTTAACATATAAGTACTAAGTAATAAAGGAACTACGATAAATCAAATtacatttctttacaaaatatttttttttttttattctaaagctCACAAATGTCcataacattattttgataaacctAGGCTAGGTTTAATTTCTactttatgataacaactaacACCCAAGTTACAAATACTTACTGtcggtattaaaataaaaacgatcatCACGTTCAAATGCACAATAAAATCAATCAGATATCACATAAGCTAAATATCTTAAAGCCTATAATTGTGAAATACACTAACTCTACTCCTTTATCAGTAGAACACTTACATTGCTGTAGTTAAAAATGCAGTTGAAAACATTTAACAATAAATGGGtctcaatattatttatcaccGATTTGTCAACAACTGGATTCACTGTGTAGTAATTTCTACTACTCTTTATGAGTTTTTCTATAAAAGAGTTTCTCGTACTCCTATATCTTCGACCTCTTTCTAGCGATCGCGTCCTCGACGGCTTTCAATTGTTTTAATAGCTCTTCTCGCCTTGAAACAGATTTCTTGGCTGGAGCGGCTCCACTTAAAGGCGAAGCTGCTCCTCTTTTCTTACCAACTATTTCTGAAAGaaataaatacgtttttattAGTGTTAcatattaactataataataataataataataatgaaatttgttATATACCCTTTTCACTTGACACTTCCTTTTTACTTGTAACTGCAGAAACTGCAGCTGCTAAGCCCGTGTTTGACTTAGTATTTAACctgtaaaaataacaattattaggTTTATTGGGTTTTTTAAATACCgcacgtttcggatactttacagcaacagTGGTCACGGAGTCCTTCCGTGTAacaaacctaataaaccgcgataaaatccgaaaaagttgtataattataattagtgaaattcgcgaaaacaagaataaaaaaaaaaattactgagtTGTACCCCTTTAAAAGTTAAGAGgtggtaacacacataaaaataaaaatatggtcgaattgagaacctcctcagtaaattaataaagtaaaataaaacattcgtCCGTACCTCGGCCTCGCGGCCGCGTTCAATAGCCGCGCGTGCCGAGCTCGTCGCGCGCCCGAACTGCCCGACGACGATGACGAGCGCGATTCGCTCTCAGATTCACTAGATGATGACGATGATTCTggaaagaaattattaattaatccaATGGCCAAGTtagctataatttacaatgagaGGACGGTTTAAGCAGTATTATCACCTCGACAGAGAAGCTCGTATattaacacaattttaaaaatttgtttttgttggaTTTTCTTTTCTTCACGTGGAACATGATCAGTCTACAACTACAATAGGGAGTCGAATaccctatatatttttaattaaataacaattaattacgTATTATAATAGACAGgtgtaaatagtattttttatgaataattactACCCATTAGCACTATATTTACGCTACAGTGATATATGTACCTGAGCCCGACGACGATGACTTGGAATacttttttctatttctatCGCGGCTTCCAGCTTTATTTCGACCGTACATATCAATTTCCTCCTGCAATATTCATAACAATAATTAAGATGTTATCTTAAACAAAAGTACTCCAAAaactataagtaaatattattttttttataacaagggTGACAAACGAGTATACGATTTATATCATACAGTATTATCATTCCCAGCTTGATCTTTGAAGGCTGAACGAgcaaattgaatttaaaaaaaagttcgaGGCAGTTGTCCAGTCGCGGGGTTCCCCAGGGCTGTACCTTGTGGCggtgcggcgcgggcggcggcgggTTGGCGGCCAGCtggcgcgcggcggcgggcgagggcgcgcggcggcgcggcgcgggcgggtTCATGGCGGTGGCGCGCGCGCTCGCCAGCCGCCGCTCGCGCACGATCACCGACGGGGACAGCCTGCGCACGCGCACGCACGTTACACGTCTACTGTACTATTGCTTAAATACGTATACGCTGAGTCGATCATGATCATTCACCTATGACTTCATAATAAACTTGCACACTTTTCACGACGATAGGTACGTTTCctgtttttgttgtttgttttatgtatattcgaATATTTGATATTATGCAACTTGACACACATAGTAGGAGTTTTTAGATAgcaactataataataaaaataatatttcatatttaattttaaactatactTTTAGTTCCCAAATGTTTTGAACATTTATATACAGCGTATATGCCAATAAAAATGTGGATatccaaaaaaatatacaatgtatattttagtaattgGATACTAAGAGATGCACGCGAATTAATTTGAGTAAACATgcatttatattcatataattattcaCCTTTGTCGTGATGATGACGATGCTCGCCTTTTACGCCTGGCCCCAGGACTGCCTGAACTACGCGAGCTGGAATTTGAAGAGCTGTGGGCTCAAAAGGAAGCCAGGGGAGGGGGTGGAGTAACACACACACGTGCAAACAAACCGGTGTGTACGACCACACGTAAGTCGcgtacacgcacacacacaccaaGTTGTGTCGCACACACGCACATTCACAACCAGCGCCAGATACCAATGAGTGATCATGCAGAAGTTAAACGAAGAAGGAATATCGTAAGTGAGATCCAAAACACCACGACATTAGTTATGAAAGCATAACCCAGCCGGGAAAATAGTGGGGAGGAAGCAGAGAAAAAAgtaatcattaatattatttttgaaataactaTGTGGTCTGTTTGTCGGTCattaaatttgatcaaaaacatcttatattattcaatagtacttatttatcaaaattttaaatcttcGTACCTTAACTTTCACTAAATAATTCAGTGCTTTAAGCGCGTCATCACTGTCACAAGTTCTTcttaatgtacaaatatttgtaataaattcacATGTGTAAATACCTCGATGATGAGTAGGAGTCTTCTGAGGACGGAGGTCTTCGCCTCCTGGCGGCTGGCTCGGCTCTCATCCAGGGGTCAGCCCACTCGTCGACTCGCCCATCTCGCCCATCACGCCCCTCCCGCCCCTCTCGACCCCGCATTTCGCGCCCTTCGCGCCCCTCGCGAACTTCTCGCCCCTCCCGACGCTCTATCTCTGCACGCTGGACTATAACTTCGCGAGATGAACGTACTCGTCGCTGTAAATTATACGAATTTGATTTAAGTAAAGCAATGCCTAACATTTGACGAGCCCAacacacaaacgcccagaccacgccaAACATCTGTACTACCGGTACAAATATATAGCATGTGAGAGGGTCAAACCCCCAAACCCCAATATTTGATCAACTGATCCAATTTTTGATATTCTTCCTTGCATTAGAAAGacttttttaattagaaaatattttatacacaacCATTAAATCTCGTTCATTCACGTGTGTGTACCTTGTGATACCGTAGCAAAAATACCAAGACAAAAGATGGACTCAGGAAACAACACATTGGAAAGACACTACAGGCAAGTGAAGCTTTAGCTTAGGTTGacatgaaaattcaaaaatatcgCAGCATATAACCGGATGAAAGTTACCAAAAATTGCGAAAAACGGTTTAGCTTGGAGACGTTTACCCGGGGGTTACACACCTTGTGAAAAGGCATTTCCTCGGGCACAGGCACGTGTTCATCGTAGAAAGGCGGTCGCTCGAAGGGACGCTCGCGATCGTATCCACGCTCGCGCTCGTAGTAGCGCTCGCGTTCGTCCATCGGAGGCCGCGGAAACCGACCGCCGCGGTACATCATGCCGTATTGCCTACAAGTAAACAAggagataaataattttaatagatttttttatacaactatttcGATGGTAAGCAGTTATAGTAGCCtacagacacctgcaacaccagaagcattgcaagcatgTTGCCAATCTTACCAAAAGCCTTccaaggagctctggccaccttactctcCATAGTAACACAATGATTCAGTATCCACTGTCATTGAGACATTAAGTACCAAAAAGTCGGATAGGCCTATGGCCAGATGTAGCAGACACTCATTATCTGCTGTCATTAAGATAATTAGCGACAATATGGTTCCTCACCGGTAGACGTCAGGATCCCGATCTCGGTGTGCAGCGAGGTCTCTAGGCGGCGAGGCTCCGACCGCAGCGGCCGCGTACGCCAACTCAGCGTCAGGATCATGCACCACACCACCAACAGACAGATGCAACTTCTTCTCCTCAAAGTCCATGTCTTGctccttacgcttgtttgctatcCGGAGCATCTGGAATGACATCATTTATGAAACCTAACTTTCTGGTGTTTCAAGCGtttaggcgtctataggctacggtatccacTTACCAACAGGTGTGCCCTACGCCGAcctattcatataaaaaataaaaaaacctgcTACAGAAAACGCCACTCATCACTATGGAGTAGGACTTGGTTTATTAGTGATTTATGTCTGTTAAACAAGTTCgggaaaattatatttttaaatatactggAGACTTAAGCTTATTACATAGTGATGGGTGAAAACTCTCCTGACCTATAATTATAAACGCAATTAAAGTACTACtgattcatttttgttttttagctCCTTCTTcgataataatattcaatatgGCGATATTTACGTAGAATGACTTGGTAAAATCGCTCAGAGTACTACCGTACAACATACGTATACCGTACCAAtacacgtgtgtgtgtgtgtgtgtgtgtgtgtgtgcgtgtgtgcgtgcgtgcgtgcgtgcgtgcgtgcgtgcgtgcgtgcgtgcgtgcgtgcgtgcgtgcgtgcgtgcgtgcgtgcgtgcgtgcgtgcgtgcgtgcgtgcgtgtgtgtgtgtgtgtgtgcgcccGTGCCGGGTGTGCTCACCTCCTTGGCGGTGCGAAGGCCGCGCTCCCAGGCGGACTCGGGCGGCGCGGCGTCGCGCGGCGCGGGGAAGGCGGCGCCGGCCGGCACGCCGCGCACCACGTCGAACATGTTGTAATTGCCCTTGTCCGTCACGCCCGGGTGCAGGAACCTGCGCCCACACCGTCACCGTCACACCGAGATACACGCTTACCCACTTAGCTTAGTGCCCGCACGTCGGGATAGGACAGCTATTAAAATAGACTCGGTagtttcaatttataataatattattaaactatatGATTCGACTGTTACCTAAAAACAGGCACTGAGTTGCCTACCTTAAAACAAtgaatatatgttataaatatgtatggactaaaaacaaacaaattaatttacatatttctcTTTGCTATATTCGCATATACTATTTATGTGTCGtacttatttaaacaataattattgctAGAACCAATTTGGGCATGAATACATGCTTAAATAGAATCATAAACttgtataattcaattttaaaagaggatgcagatattgatatttttagatattctgGGAAAGCATTCAAGAGAAAAGTTAAGatgctttttttacatttgaactCAAATTAGTTACCTACTGTATGAAGTTATGAACATTCTTTccatattatactttaaattagCTGATTTCTTGTACCTCAAACCGTTTACTTAtagatatattacatttataatttttatatttattcatagaaTTCCCGatgtattatcatattaattgttgtatttcgttgtttttttttacatatacctacatattttaacttttttcttttaaatattttttactgttttagcacgggttttaattgttgtaattttttttttttttatagttggttttatacttttattgatgagttaatttttcataagatagatatttattgttagtataagtttcgaagcaactgtttaaagtgtattgcatgctgagttagcctataagtgtggtgtatagtgtaagatattctgtttaactatataattatgatagaaaCCACTGTATACTACGTTGGCTtcctatgtaaataaataaataaataaataatctcgtGAAAACTTTCTTGTATCCAATTTCAGTTAAAGTTAGCCATCGTTAAATCTAGAACTCTTGCTctctacatatttatttttattttttatgtagtgTATATTTGACTAgtccattggcgcagtttgtagtgccctACTTTCGGTACCGCAGGTTGCGAGTTCGTCGAgtcctgagtctgggtgtaatatttatatatgtattatttctatgtatattaaaaaaaatagttataacagtcagaTGTTACCTTGTAACACAAGGATTAAGTTGCTTATCCTAAGAACAgatgaccatgtgtgtatgttatcagatatatataaatacgccgcgttggcacaacggttacagtcatggattgtacctgttgtgttcgatccccgcacatgataaacatttgtattggccatacaggtgtttgccgtggtctgggtgtttgtgcagtctttggcggtctccccaccgtgcctcagagagcacgttaagccgtcggtctcgattgttatcatgtacacctgatagcgatcgttactcgtagtagggaatatatccaccaacccgcattggagcagcgtggtggactaagctctaatccttctcctacatagggaaaaaggcctatgctcagtagtgggatattacaggttgaagcgatatatatataatcagttgtattataaaattaaccaTATAAACAAAACTTACCTGCAACTGACACCCCAAGTGCAGGCTCCTCTCGAGAAGAACCTACAAACAGGGCGCGGCTCACTCTCCTCAGGTCTCCGTTCTGCCTCATCTGAGACCTCACCCTCCTCTAGCGACGAGCCTCGAGACCGACGGCCGGCTTTCACATCCtctgtttattgaaataaattgtatCATCGGAAAAGAATAGAtgtttaaagttattttgacGCAATATTCTGTGTGCATCAACCATATGTAAttggaacttataatttcataatcttatttataaaaaacgaaataattatttttatattatttttgacttcCATTTTTCATAACAAAGGAAATTCCTGTCCTTATGGCAAcgtagtataaataattattgtttagttgTGGTGTTATGCAGATATCTAGCATAAAgtttaatcattaattaaaatatgtaccaACTTGCTATAAGGAATAGAAGTGGCAATTTTTCagaaagtttaattattattatatataatatatgcagATGCAGACGTTATCCTGCCTGGATTagcagctaccaaatttgattactGACACACAGACAACACCACCACCTCCCGGCCAGCAACCCATTGAAATTGAAATGTACACAACTAATTTGCAACCAAATAACTCCAGCCGTTTAGAAGTTAGGTGACATATGTACAgaagaataatatatacataattattaagataatatGTGTTAAACACTACATATTATACCTTTCTCTCCAGTTTGTGACTCCACATCCCCATTTGACTGATCTCTGGTTTTAGCCGGTTCAATACATTCACCCTCTTCTGCCTCAAAATCCAATTGTTCCTCTGCATCTTCTGCATTGCTTGTTTTTTCTTGAGGCACCTATGAAAGCATGTGTAATAAcagaagataaataattattaaaatattatgtaaggAAACAACTAAGAGGTCTGAGGGACAATGTGTTCTTACTGTTACCCAAACAAAATCTCAAATAACTTActacatagataaataaaataatttactaatattttacaaagttCGCAGGGGATTCCAAACCTAAGAGAGTAAAGGCATTTatctaatttgaaattttatatacatataatattatatacataccttTTCTACTTTGTGGGCATCTCCATTATCTGATTTTGGTGATGAGTGAGAATTTGTTTTCTCATTACCATTAACAACTTCTGTTTTTGTATCTGGTGATTGAGGTTTTGATTTACTCTGAAAtagttcaaaaatattattaataaaacatgtaATTAACTTAAGATCAGATCAGTATAGATCATATAATTTAGCctttgtaatgtttgtaatgttaatttaaaattttaactcaaCAAACTAATTTCTGCTAATACAAAAAGCTtaacagaaataataaataaaaataaaaaataatttataaattaagtttcTATTTTATAATCACATCTCTATTTCTGCAGCAGCAGTTAACACTAGCCattgctaatattttatttcaaaattgttttattaaaaacatttaacaaaAGAATATCATATTAATGTATTTGTACTAACATATAACCTAAATTGCTTCGAACTCctgtcagttaaaaaaaaaatccttcacAAATTCTACTAACCTTCAAATCTTTGTCAGCATCATCTACTCCCATAGAATCGATATCAGATACATCTGACAAATCCTCATGACttatcttattttctttatcCTGTTTATCACTTGTAACAGACTTACTTCCAGACTTGTCATCTTCTTGATCTGATTCCATTTCTCctaaaatatgttaatacttTTTAACATCAGCTATAGTTTTATAAACATTACGGTTGTTGAAAGTTTTTCATGCTTGACCtgggggagtaagctggtgaatgcgtgacgaaagcattatgtaaagtgtgatcgggagaggaaattgagagggagatatgttagtaaagatagaaaattttacttcagttgcGTTTTATAAGGCAcacccgttttttttttttattaagaaattattaaaaaattaactaatttttatgATCTAATTgggtatttaaaatatatatatatataaaaaaaaatacaagggTAGATCGAAAAGTTCTCATCCTCACATTGaaacattttgatttttacaatattaccCTTATTGGGTGTCtgagtataaataattttattgctgTAGTATTTGTggtttttaagtaataatatgtTAGGGATATGTTATGATAGGAAAATGCAAAAAATGCACCAAAACAGATGCATAATGATATGCCAAAAATATTAATGGAATCATATCAGCAAACATAAAACATATCAATTAACTCAGATTTTTTAGCAAAAAAGAATTTGTCTAACATTTTCTTAACTGCTTGGAGATGTTTAAGGCTGTCACGCAGGACTTTTTGAACTGTTTTGTTACTATGGACTTGGGTTCATGACTATATGCCAAAGTCAACAGTCCAAGCAGTGAAAAATTATCTGATGAACTGGCCCTAAAGAAAGCAAATACAAATGGCTGGCAAGGTTAAggaatcagttttttttttagtgaattAGGTAATTCTCAACATACATTTATGTTGGGTTACTTTATAACAAACctattgttttatgtattttattttgtttgtgtcTTGAAGCTGTTTATCAATCAAAACCCAGAGGAAACGCTGAATTAGTGtgtcataaatttttttattcctattaaataaagaaaaaatagtttACTTTATCTTTTAaggaataatattgttttaaattaattatttattttagtcaaaattattatatagcagAAGTTGggattgataataattaaaataaatgaaattaccATCCGAAATTGCTTCAGTGGCTGGATCCTTAGAATTACTTCTTTTATTATAAGTAGCAGAACTCTGGCTTGATTGGCTTGATTCGGATCTACTTCTATTACGTGGTAATGAAACCATTTTTTGTTCAGCCTTTGTATGTCTCCTCCACTTTTCTTTTGGACTCCATTCATTTTTCTTAACTGGCGATCTGGGAGGGGAAGATTGAGATGATGCTCTGTCAGGTGATGGACTTGAAGTAGGAGAATGTGGCTCACGATTTCGGGATTGTGGTGATGCAGCTTGGGATGCAGAATCAGGAGACATGGGTTCAGAATTATTTGTAGGTGTACCAGGTCTTGACTTTACTGAGCTACTTGGACTCTGAGGTGTTTTAGGACCTTCTCCAGCTGAAGGAGGTGCTGATGAGTAATTCTCTTGCTGTTCTGGAGAACCAATGTTTGATGCTACGTCACTAGGTGATTTTGGCGGATCTGGTGACTTAGGACCAATTGGAGAAGCTGCCATTGAATTTTCCGGTGAATTTATATCTGAATGAGCTCCACTCAAGTTATCTGGTGACTGTGGTTGTTTACCAATAGAGGTGGACCTTTGAGACATTTGAGAATGACTTTCTGGTGAAGGAGACCTTGGTCCATTAAACCGAAGTGAGGGAGAGGAATGAGGTGGAGATTTTGGATCTTTTTTAGAACTATCCGATGATGAACTTCTACGACTTCTAGAACTGGAGCTACTACTGCTCGAAGATGACTGTGCATCGCCAGTAGCATCTCGAGAATCTTCCGAATCCATTTCTGAAAATAGATGGTAAAGTTCTATGGAGTTAATTAGAAGACTACAAACCTGTTCCATTAAGCTTTTTAC
Proteins encoded:
- the LOC123660013 gene encoding LOW QUALITY PROTEIN: zinc finger CCCH domain-containing protein 18 (The sequence of the model RefSeq protein was modified relative to this genomic sequence to represent the inferred CDS: substituted 1 base at 1 genomic stop codon), which produces MDSEDSRDATGDAQSSSSSSSSSSRSRRSSSSDSSKKDPKSPPHSSPSLRFNGPRSPSPESHSQMSQRSTSIGKQPQSPDNLSGAHSDINSPENSMAASPIGPKSPDPPKSPSDVASNIGSPEQQENYSSAPPSAGEGPKTPQSPSSSVKSRPGTPTNNSEPMSPDSASQAASPQSRNREPHSPTSSPSPDRASSQSSPPRSPVKKNEWSPKEKWRRHTKAEQKMVSLPRNRSRSESSQSSQSSATYNKRSNSKDPATEAISDGEMESDQEDDKSGSKSVTSDKQDKENKISHEDLSDVSDIDSMGVDDADKDLKSKSKPQSPDTKTEVVNGNEKTNSHSSPKSDNGDAHKVEKVPQEKTSNAEDAEEQLDFEAEEGECIEPAKTRDQSNGDVESQTGEKEDVKAGRRSRGSSLEEGEVSDEAERRPEESEPRPVCRFFSRGACTWGVSCRFLHPGVTDKGNYNMFDVVRGVPAGAAFPAPRDAAPPESAWERGLRTAKEMLRIANKRKEQDMDFEEKKLHLSVGGVVHDPDAELAYAAAAVGASPPRDLAAHRDRDPDVYRXGTILQYGMMYRGGRFPRPPMDERERYYERERGYDRERPFERPPFYDEHVPVPEEMPFHKRRVRSSREVIVQRAEIERREGREVREGREGREMRGREGREGRDGRDGRVDEWADPWMRAEPAARRRRPPSSEDSYSSSSSSNSSSRSSGSPGARRKRRASSSSRQRLSPSVIVRERRLASARATAMNPPAPRRRAPSPAAARQLAANPPPPAPHRHKEEIDMYGRNKAGSRDRNRKKYSKSSSSGSESSSSSSESESESRSSSSSGSSGARRARHARLLNAAARPRLNTKSNTGLAAAVSAVTSKKEVSSEKEIVGKKRGAASPLSGAAPAKKSVSRREELLKQLKAVEDAIARKRSKI